AGTGGTATTTTCTGATAGCTCTCAACCAACCAGTTTAtaagttttatttatattaagTTTGTAAAGGTAAAACAAACAGTTTAGGATTCCCTATTATGGCAATTTGGTAGACTAATGTGAAAACCCTTCCACTGTATCAACTAGAAATGATTGGCAATAAAAGACTAATATTCTTTTAAATCCATAATTCAGCTTTCAGGAAAATAAGTGACGTTTCCAGATTCCAGTTATGTAGAGGCAACTGAAAGGAAGAGACAAGGTTGATGAGTTGATGCTGCACTTACCCTGTGGGTTTGATGTCATTTCTGCAGAGGCTTGGTTGGTAGGGACACAAAGGACAAGAAACAAGGCCTTGGGTCCACACAAGGCAGAGAGCTGGCCCTGAAATTACCCGTAAATCCAGAACTGTCAAAAGTCTGCTCGTTTAGGGAAATGGTAAACCTAGAAAAATATCTGCTCATGTGCACAGGAAGCTTGTCTGTTACTGCTTGGGCTCCGGATAGGGAAAGAGTTTATCCCCATCATTCATCAGCACTGACATGCATTTCACATGAATTAGAGGTTTGAATTTTCCCTATTCCTGTGATCCCAGTTGAACATAGACATTGGTCCAGATGGAAACACTTTTTGAGTGAGACATCTTCAATCCATGGTTCTCAAGATCCTGATATCTAAATCCAAGATGAGTTCATAATCCCAAATTATAAAACGTGTGCAGAAACAGTCCACAATGAAAGTCAATTGACATTTTAGCAAAATACGAACCCCACATATCTTAGGTAGAAATAGCTGAGATTCTAAAAAATAATTACCTTTCATATGATTaaagacaaaagacttgaaaccAAGTGAAAGCAaggtacagaaaaataaaaatttttacattgtatttcattatattttatttaaaaagagctAGACggtctagaaatgaaaaatttagtCACTGAAATTTCAAACTCTACATTAAAATATTcagtgagaaaaaaattcaatgaacATGCAgattatactaagtgaagaaaAATTAGTGCACAGGAAGATAGAGCTAAGCAAATTACACGGAATTCAATATATAGAGAGAAGAAAATCTGAAAGAATAGGTGAGAGACATGTAgattaaaatgagaaaagcaaacaggtttaataaaaattccagaaagataaaagagaaaaaaaatggaagcaaagtCATTATTTAAATACATAATGGCTGAGATTTCACAAAGGATGTGACTTATCAGCTTTAGACAACACAATATGAGCCAGTCAGGATAAACAAAACTAAATTCACATATCAGAGCATTAAagacaaggattttttttttcttttacgaggtactggagattgaaccagagctgagctgcacctgctctgcAAGACAAAGATTTATTAATAACAGTGGAAAGAGTATTTCCtacaaagaaataacaattaaACTGAAGCAGACCTTTTACCAGCACAATAGCAGTCAGAAGTCTTTGGAATATTATCAAATTGGTGAGAGAACACCTATCTACATTGACTTTATTAGGGATAAAGATCATTTCACaggtatttaaaaattcattataaagatgtaaaaatcatAAAGTTGTAGCACCCCAAAATACATGGCCTGAAAAAATACCATAATGTAAATCTGAAAGAATGACAAGAGAGGATCGCTATATCCACAGTCCTAGTGAGCTATTTTAACACTCCTTGAACAAACTTGGTTAAATAGGGAATGCACATCTTTTCAAGCACATACAAAACAATCAATATATATAGACATTTCTCTGACCATACTGCgattaagctggaaatcaataacaaaagagAACTAAGCCATTTCTATCCTTTAGAAATTCAGAATCACTTTTAGGTAGCCACAGTGGTATAGGAGAAATCAGAATGGAAAATGGAAAGTATTTAGAAcaagaacagaaatttattaatTAGAAAAGAAGATGAACTAAAACTAAATGTTtctctgaagaaaataaaacaaaatgggcAATGCCCAGCAGGATTGAGGGAGACAAAAGTAAGAAGGCTAAAGAAAGCCTGCAAACATAGTTTGATAAAGGAGTCatggaaacatattaaaaatcctAAGTGAAATCTATTAATATGTCAATAAATCTGAAAATATTGATGAATTATGTAATTTATTAGAAAAAGATAAAACTGGTCCACAATTAAATGAGAAATCTTAAAAGTCCAataactattaaagaaattgaattggtaattaaaattttcccattgtcagaatgaaacaaaacaaaaagtcatCCCAGGTTCAGATGGTTTTACTAGTAAGTTCTGCCAAACATTCAAGGAATAGATAAACCCAATTTTATACATTTGCTCCAGagtagaaaaagaggaaaagtccCCATGCTCATTTATAAATTTAGATTTTTATAAACTTGATATTAAAACTAGACAGAGACtatagaaacaagaaaatagtaTACCAGTTTCATCTATAAACATGGTTAAAAAAATCCTAAGTAAAATATTGGCCAAGCAATTGCACCAGTATATAAGCAAGTACATCATGACTATATTATTAacagttttttttcttataataaactttatttttagagaagttttaggatacataaaagttacatcaaaagtataggggattcccatatactccaaccTCCCTCCCACGTTTTCCCCtattaaaacatctttcattagtgtggtacatttgttaccaatactgaagcattgctactaagcaaggtctatagtttacattatggttaacattttgcactgtacagtttttataggctttgacaaaatgtataatgacctatatccatcattgcaatgtcatgcagaacaattccaaaaccTTGAAAATGTTCTATGtcccacctattcttccctccctctccccttaggTCCTCTGGTGACCAGtatctttataccaatgttacaagtttttctcttattgcaataataataagtctactttggtccatagttttaTTTCCCCCCGTCCcccttatgattgttcattcctcaattttgaggcttTTGGGATGATGATACCCACTGTTTCAgattgggagggggcttagatcttatggggcagatggaaggaactgttttgcttgcagtggTAGATACTCTTTACTTTGGGGGATGtgtgctgtccatcatcatcattctgTTAGTTGTTCTGGGGAGTCCGATGACTGGAGAGTCGGTGTTGtggagattcagggctcaaccagcacatgaacagatcaaagatttaagtctctgggacatatacttaaTGGACATAGTGCCAATTATAGGCTCAGATACAAGAGGTAGAACAATTGTGTAAGGAAATtagaaatgagtctaactctgttacactggtgAAATGATTATCATGTATTCCTggataaggcccactgacagggtgctgatttcatggggttgtgtgcctttcctcaagtgtccagatgtctttagagcccttGGGAGGCTTTATTTAACCCCTGTTAGAGgctttatttactgtggcagttagatCTGCCCGAGATGcgcgtaagtgtaacctctgaaattccctcctgactcacttttaaaactcttagccataaaaactcttgtatttaatgtttccacCGTTTGATAAAGATGATCATATTAGTTTTGTCCTAAGAATGCAGGTTTAtacatcaaatatttttaaaaatataatccacTATGTTAACTAATTAAAGGATTAAAACTATTTGATCATCTCAATGGAGGCAGATAAAGCATCTTATAAAACTAACACCCATTCAGGATAATGACTCATAGCAAACAGAAATAGAAGATAACTCAAAACTCAGAGTATCTACCAACAACCTATAGCAAACATCATCTTTTTGGAGAAATAGTAGAAGTTCTCTCTAATGACAGGAATAAGTTAAAGATGTTGACTATCACTGTTTCCAGTAAAAATTGAAGTGGAGAACCTAgccaataaaataagaaaatatataattttataagaattggaaggaaagaaaccaaatttagaaaaaatagtaCTCTTTATAGACAATCCAAGAAAATCTACAAACTGATCTAACTCAGGAAGGTTGCTGGATagaagattaatatacaaaaaagcAATTGTGTTCCTATGTACcagaaacaattagaaaaatcttttttttttttaaagaatatatagtagccacaaaatctctacagTGCCTAGGgctaaatcaaattttaaaagtgtgaGATCTATACTTTAAAAACATAGGGAAGTATTGAATCATGTTGTTTTGCTGATATTACCTTGTATGAGGTTTGGTAAGGCCAGATGCCCATCAAGATAGAACTGGAAaaatttgtaaagatttattataCCAACAGTTTCCTTGGGAGAACATAGCACACCATGTAGGGCTGCACAAGGAGAACAAAGGGTTAGTCACAAGGCACAAAGAGCAAAAGCTGAACTGAGCAACTACCTCTCTTGTGGTTTTAATGGGACGTGTAAGGGTGAAGCAGAGGTGTGCTGATGTGGGATTGGTTGACTATGTTTGAAGTGATGACCCCACAAGTCTGAGGTTGTTTACTTGTAAGCAGACTGGAGTCAGAATTATCTGGGAGTAAGGATGTATAGGTGGGCCTTGGTCGCACGGGAATGCATACATATGTTCTAGCTACAGAAGCTAGAAAACGTGGGTAAAACAGGTGGCCCTCTGATGCTTTAACATTCCAATCCTAGTGTGAGTATCTGGTGATTCTTTGGGTGTAATTATAGATATTTATGTAGAGGAAACCTGTGCAGTGGAGGGTTCTTaaaagattagggaatgaattaCCTAGAAGATGGGTGCAACAGGATTAAAATTTAAACAccgggaagtagatttggctcaactgatagagcatctgcctaccacatgggaggtccagggttcaaacccaaggcctcctgacctgtgtggtgagctggcccacgtgcagtattgatgtgcacaaagagtgccgtgccacacgggtgtccccgcgtaggagagccccatgtgcaatgagtgcaccccgcaaggagagctgccccatgcaaaaaaagcacagcctgcccaggagtggcaccgtgaacagggaaagctgatgcagcaaaatgacgcaaccaaaagagacacaggttcccaatGCCACTAAgtagaatgcaagaggacacagaagaacacatacagtgaatggacatagagagcagacaatgaactggggaggggaaagaaatattaaaaaacaaaacacccacaGAGACCCAATTTAATGAGGCATAGTCCCTCAAAACGTTTCCTAAGCCAACTTGTCCATTTATCTGAGGATAACCAAGAAAATAAATCCACGGATTTAAGGGCTAGTGGCATTTGTTGAATGGTGATAAATGGAAACCACGAATACCAGTGCTGCTGCTGAGCCTCCTGCAGTGTGCAGCTGAGCCCCACCACCCAGAGCCAGCCGCTCTAAACGTCAGCAGAGGCGCAGGAGCCGGGGCTTGTCTGACATACTAAGGTTTGCCTCCAACTGACCTCAGGGAGCTGTAGAGGGATCTGGAATGGGGAGATTTCCATCAGAGGGGGACGCTCCATCCGGCATTAGGCGAGGTCGGCTCGCAGGCCGGCCCCCAGCCTCTGGCTGGCCACCCGCTGCAGCGCGTCCAGCACGTCCCGGTTGCGCAGCGTGTAGATGGCTGGGTAGAGCAGGGGTGTGAGGTTGAGGTAGACGAGAGAGACGAGCTTGTCCTCCTCCAGGGAGCGGCTGCCGAGGGGCCTGGCGTACATGGCGGTGGCACAGCCATAGTGGAGCACAGCTACGGTGAGGTGCGACGCCACCGTGTTGAAGGCCTTCCGGCGCCCCGCGGCCCCGCTGACCCCCAGGATGACCACCAGCACCCTGGTGTAGGACAGCAGGATCAGGGCCAGGGGCAGCACCAGCAGCAGCAGGCAGGTGGCCAGGAGGAAGTTTTCCTGCAGCGCCCGGTTGCCACAGGCCAACACCAGCACTGCCGGGATGTCACAGAACACGTGGTTGACCAGGCCGCCGTGGCAGAAGGGCAGCTGGAAGATGGCCGTGGTGAGGCCCGAGGCTAGGATGGAGCCACCCGCACAGCAGGAGGCCAGGAGTCTCCAGCAGAGCCCGGCGGTCATGAGCTGAGGGTAGTAGAGAGGGTAGCAGATGGCCAGGTAGCGGTCCAGGGCCATGGCGGCCAGCAGCAGGCACTCCGCGCCGGCCAGAGCCACGAAGAGGCCCATCTGGGCGGCACAGGTGGCGGGGGCCACTGCCTGGCCCCCAGGAGGCAGGAGGAAGCCGGCAAGCATGCGCGGCGTCAGCACCAGCGTGTAGGCCGCCTCGGCCGCGGACAGTGCCcccaggaagaagtacatgggggtgtgcagGGCGGGGTCCACCATAGCCAAGCCCAGGATGAGCAGGTTCCCTGCCAGCGTGGCCAGGTAGAGCGGCAGGAGGAGGGCAAAGAGCAGCCCCCGCAGCCCCGGGGACCACCCCGAGAACCCCAGGATGATGAACTCCTGCGGCTGTGTCCAGTTTGACTCAGGCCAGCGGCTCATGTTGGGACCTGGGAGGACGCGAGTGTGAGCTGGAGAGGTCTAGAGGGTTCCTAGACCTGCTCTGGGTCTAGGAACCCAAGCCCTGTCTTTGGGACTccagccctggcttcccacaGCCCATCGCCACCACTTCCCCAGGAGCTCCAGGACTTTCTATCCCTCGTTCCTCACAGTCCAATGTCTTCCGTGAACTCAGCTGCCCTGAACCCACTCTCCTCGCTCTCTCAGACTGCCCCTGCCCAGTACTCTTCTGGGCAGCCCTCCTTTCCACTCTAGGCAGGATTCCAAACCCCACATCGTCTATACCTAAGGCCCCAGGCACCTGTTTTCCAAGCCCACGGTGTGGAAAAGGGATGGAAGGAATTCAGGTCTCTCCCTGGCCACTTCTTTATTGAGTGGGCTGGTGCTGAGGATGGAGATGGCGAGTCCTGCAGACAAAGTCACAAAGATTAAGGGGCTTGAGTAGTAGTAGACTCTTCTGCTCACAAGACGCCCATCCTTCTCCACCTATATCTTTCATTCCTAGGGGAGATAACACCTCCCAGCTCTATGCCCACAGACTGGTGGTACCCCCCTTCCTCACTGGCTCTgcccttttgttttctttactttttccatttcatcccCTTCCCCTGGATTCAGGATGACTCCCTGGTAATCTCGGGCCTGTCATCTCTCTCCGATCCAGTTGTAGGAGGGCAAAACTACAAGGGTCTGCCCCTCGCCATGGGTGGTTGCCCCGGTGATGGACAATCACCTGCGTGAGGGATAGCATCCACTCCAAGGCTTAAGCAACACCCATAGTTCCTAAATCCTTCTCAAGATCCTATCCCTCCTCTTACCTGTCAACCCATATATTCAACTGCCTCCTGAGCATTTCCACCAACATGTCCACCAACACTTCCAATTTGACCTGTCCCAAACTAAAGTCATTACTTCTAACCCAAATCTCCCCTGTGAAGGGAACCAACTTGGAGCCATTGTTGGAAATCAGGAAATGATTCTAGATTATTTCCCTCTCCTGCACTCTCAATTACAGCTGAGGACCACGTCCTGTCAAATGTACCTGGCACCCCCAGACCTCCTCTTTTCTCCCATGCCTGGCGCTGgctcttgttttctctttcctggaCAATTATGGCAGATCCTAACTTGTCCCCTTGCCTCTCTCAGCTTCCTTCTAATCACTTTTTCATACCACCACCTAGAATAGTATTTCTAAGCTACATATGTCAATTCGTTGCTTAAGTATCTCTTCTTTACCTTTAGGATTAAGTCCAAATCCTTAGCACAGCACTCAAGACTCTTTAGTATAAGACTTCCCTCTACTTGTCCAGCTTCATCTCATGCTACGCTCCTGCTGGAGTGAGAGGCTCAACTTTCCTGAATGCACATCTTTGCACATACTAGAATCCCTTGGAATCCCCAAAATATCAATCTGGAAAGTTTCTATTCGTCCTTCAAGCCTTCATTTAAGGTATATCTGATATGCCACGTCCTAGGAGAAGCCTCTTGTCATCCTCTACATCAACAGTTGTTTTGCCGATTCCACTAAACTCAGTTTCGTGGAATCAGATTTGAACGGTAATTGTTTCTGTTTGCTGAGTTATTGTAAGGGAAGGAATTAATTACTCAATCCTCATTTCTGCCAAATGTGTCTTTCTTCCAAGTGTCCCTATCACTGTCCCTAACATGGGTTTCTGACCCTGAAACCTCAGAGGTCCAGGATCCTCACCCCTTTTCTTCCTGTTAGCTCCACCTGTCATATGCCACCCTTGACACTTACTGTCAGTCTCAAATGGGGTGCGTGCAATCAGCCATCTTCAGGGTCAATGACCCCCAAACTACCAGGATCATATACAAGTCTCCACTCAGCCCTCAAAAGTCAATTGCCTTGCTGTCCCCTCTTCTTCTCCAACGAAGGGATTTTCTGCTTTCCCTTGTTTCTCTTCATACACCCCAATCTTAAAACCTTGCTCCTTTGAAACCTAACTTGAGGTCGCTTTCCCTAAGACATTTTCCTGTCTGGGTTGAATCACATCTTCAAGACACTTACGTTGCTACCACAGGTGATGCCCGTCCATGTCCATCAAAGTTTCCCTGGTTTTTAACAGACGGTTCCTCTTCTCACTGGAGCTTGGAATGCTTCGTAGGGCATAGTCTACTGTGAGCCACGTGACCCATCCTCATACATCTGCTGTGTGTTGGCTGGACCTGATATATCCGAGCCTAATTTgccttacctgtaaaatgaaaAAGTTGGGCCAATCCTTAAAGTTGCTTCCAGTTCTGACATTTTGAGGTTctataaaaaatttcatttgtatCTATGCTTTTAGTCCAGAGGTTAAGATATGCCAATATCTCAAGAGCTCTTAAAGGAGTTTGAAGATATTGGGGTAATATAGAATTCAACGTCAGGAAAGGATACATGAGATTAGGCATAACCTACTGGGTGTGAATTTACTGTCTTGGAAGGGCTTTGTGCAGTGtatgatgttctttttttttttgtctttattcattttttaaatattatatttaaaaaatatgaggtccccatataccccctcacccccctgtGTGAGGTTCTTATGGCCATTTGTACGTGTGTGCCAGTGGATAGTCCATTCTGGGATATGGCCTGCCTCACCATTCGACTCTGGAGTAGACTCTCGGCTAATAGTCAAGTTTGGGGTCCGGAGCCAGGAGTTTGGTTTCTAGACCCGCATGAAGTTGCCCAACTCACATTTCCTCCCTGGGTCTCAGATTCCTCATGAGTGCTCCTTTTATGTGGGACTCAGGGCCCCGGGAGGCACCAACACGTACCTCTCCAGGTTCCTGCGGGCAGCAGCCTGTCTTTTGTCTCCCAAGGAGCCAGTATGGTGCAGTGGAACGAGCAGAGGCAGTGGGGTCGCACACACGGGCGACCTTTAACCTCAGCTCTTCTCTTACCAGATGTGAGAGCTGAGAGGGAGGTGCTAACCTTTTCCAGCACCATCAGCATCCTCGGTCCCACAGGATTGTCCTCATGATCGATTGAATTTTGAATGGAAAGCATCGGGGCCAGCAGTCCCTGCATGCAGGAAGTGTTACTGAATGAAATACATAGCCCTTTCGCTTTGCTCTCGGCACCCTGTGTTCTACCTTAGCTGAAACTCCAGGTGGAAGACTTGTCTGGAAAGATTAAGGAACTagtgggagagagaaggaggaggtgTTTGGACACGGAGGGCAGGGCATGGGCTAGACCAGCTCTGCCTTTACTAGCTGTTCCCATTCCAAGGCCTGGAGAGAGTTGACATTTCCAGCCCCGCCTCTCTTCCCCATTCCCTTTcctcatctcttcctctgtgCTCCCTCCCCTGGACAaatgcccagagagactgacatTGCCTCCAACTTACCCTTCATAGTCCCTCTAAACTCCACGAGTGAGGCAGCAGAATCAAAACAACtggtattattattactattacaaCATTCccgcactgttctaagcactctGCATACACAATATTATTTAGTCTTGGCGAGACCCCTATGGActaggcattattattattaatttgcgGATGT
Above is a window of Dasypus novemcinctus isolate mDasNov1 chromosome 23, mDasNov1.1.hap2, whole genome shotgun sequence DNA encoding:
- the LOC101413457 gene encoding olfactory receptor 10AC1-like, which translates into the protein MSRWPESNWTQPQEFIILGFSGWSPGLRGLLFALLLPLYLATLAGNLLILGLAMVDPALHTPMYFFLGALSAAEAAYTLVLTPRMLAGFLLPPGGQAVAPATCAAQMGLFVALAGAECLLLAAMALDRYLAICYPLYYPQLMTAGLCWRLLASCCAGGSILASGLTTAIFQLPFCHGGLVNHVFCDIPAVLVLACGNRALQENFLLATCLLLLVLPLALILLSYTRVLVVILGVSGAAGRRKAFNTVASHLTVAVLHYGCATAMYARPLGSRSLEEDKLVSLVYLNLTPLLYPAIYTLRNRDVLDALQRVASQRLGAGLRADLA